One window from the genome of Entelurus aequoreus isolate RoL-2023_Sb linkage group LG04, RoL_Eaeq_v1.1, whole genome shotgun sequence encodes:
- the LOC133649222 gene encoding uncharacterized protein LOC133649222, which translates to MGCLRKPVAQRTVPVPCTAPDETEEDLGPDTPHSAQNLQAPPAQPQSRPSEHRRILWPAANKESEWKQFDEDVSTALEATAKGNVDQRLKTMSTFIIGIASDRFGIKEQRATKTTTAAPIPNRRETKISQLRQELRVLRSQYRKASENEKAALAELRGVVRDRLLTLRRAEWHRKRGKERARKRSAFIANPFGFTKKLLGEKRSGQLSCPEEEINLHIKNTYSDGMREQDLGHCAALICPPEPCILFDISEPTLKEVKEAIKSARTASAPGPSGVPYKVFKQCPRLLERLWKIFRVIWKRGKVPQQWTYAEGVWIPKEENARNIEQFRTISLLSVECKTFFKIVSNRLMGFLLKNTYIDTSVQKGGVPGVPGCIEHTGVVTQLIREARENRGDLTVLWLDLANAYGSIPHKLVELSLSRYHVPEKICNLILDYYNNFSLRVSSGTSTSDWHRLEKGIITGCTISVSLFALAMNMLVKSAEVECRGPLSKSGTRQPPIRAFMDDLTVTTTSVSGCRWLLQGLDRLISWARMSFKPSKSRSLVLRKGKVTDRFRFSLADTQIPSVLEKPVKSLGKLFTGDLKDTAARQATSDNLNMWLSAVDKSGLPGKFKAWIYQHGILPRLLWPLLMYEFPMTIVEGFERKISSSLRRWLGLPRSLSSFALFGHNTKLQLPFSSLAEEFKVSRAREVLLYRDSADGKVSSAGVEVRTGRKWRAQDAVERAEARLRHSTLVGTIATGRAGLGCNTKPNYSRARGKERRKLVQEEVRAEVEEARFSRVVGMSKQGAWTKWEHIAGRKITWTELWKAEPHQFKFLVQSVYDVLPSPANLFTWGLIDAPVCQLCQKRGSLEHILSCCSKALGDGRYRWRHDQVLRAIADTICMGINTSKRQHPTKSTIAFVRAGEKPQPSKKTQGGLLTTARDWQLLVDLGRQLRFPDIIATTTLRPDMVLMSGTSKQVVLLELTVPWEDRMEEAQERKRAKYADLVADCRRNGWKARCEPIEVGCRGFAGKSLHRVLGLLGICGLHRRRAIKNILEASEKASRWLWLRRGTTIQPLLRKLIPEPLLCVEVSLTRSSLNFSTSSTSRTSSGFSPPSDVTFHVPRASFCSEDRTAKSPAFGFCTAHITPNLFTSPMSGEPNGQGTHVASLGIGTGPGTRHLPLSPTSKPGSRGKPW; encoded by the exons AAAGGAACAACGTGCCACCAAGACTACCACTGCAGCACCAATTCCAAACCGGCGGGAAACCAAGATTTCCCAACTCAGACAAGAACTGAGAGTACTCAGGAGCCAGTACAGGAAGGCAAGCGAGAATGAGAAGGCAGCCTTGGCAGAACTGAGGGGTGTGGTAAGGGATAGGCTACTCACCCTGCGACGTGCCGAGTGGCACAGGAAGAGAGGCAAGGAAAGGGCCCGCAAGCGCAGTGCCTTCATTGCAAATCCATTTGGATTCACAAAGAAGCTGCTGGGAGAGAAACGCAGTGGTCAACTCTCATGTCCCGAGGAGGAAATCAACCTCCACATCAAGAACACCTACAGCGACGGCATGAGAGAGCAAGACCTCGGCCACTGTGCAGCCCTCATATGCCCACCAGAACCCTGCATCCTGTTCGACATCAGTGAACCCACCCTGAAGGAAGTTAAAGAGGCAATCAAATCtgccagaacagcatcagcaccaGGCCCAAGTGGAGTTCCGTACAAGGTTTTCAAACAGTGTCCCCGCCTGTTGGAGCGTCTTTGGAAGATCTTCCGGGTGATCTGGAAAAGAGGGAAAGTACCTCAGCAGTGGACGTACGCAGAGGGAGTATGGATTCCCAAGGAGGAAAACGCAAGGAACATCGAGCAGTTTAGGACAATCTCCCTCCTCAGTGTTGAGTGCAAGACCTTCTTCAAAATCGTTTCCAATCGCCTCATGGGATTTCTCCTGAAGAACACCTATATTGACACCTCGGTGCAGAAGGGAGGAGTCCCAGGAGTTCCAGGGTGCATCGAACACACTGGTGTGGTAACACAGCTGATCCGTGAGGCACGAGAGAACAGAGGCGATTTGACAGTACTGTGGCTGGACCTCGCCAATGCTTATGGATCAATTCCACACAAGTTGGTGGAGTTGTCTCTGAGCAGATACCACGTTCCAGAGAAGATTTGCAATCTCATCCTCGACTATTACAACAACTTTAGTCTGAGGGTGTCCTCTGGCACTTCAACATCAGATTGGCATCGTCTAGAGAAAGGTATCATCACAGGCTGTACAATCTCTGTGTCCCTGTTTGCACTGGCCATGAATATGCTTGTGAAGTCTGCGGAAGTAGAGTGCAGAGGCCCTTTGTCCAAATCCGGCACCCGGCAACCTCCGATTAGAGCATTCATGGATGATCTCACGGTAACCACAACATCAGTGTCTGGTTGCAGATGGCTCCTTCAAGGCCTTGATCGACTCATTAGTTGGGCAAGAATGAGTTTCAAGCCCTCTAAGTCCAGGTCCTTGGTCTTAAGAAAAGGAAAGGTAACCGACCGCTTTCGCTTCAGTCTGGCAGACACCCAAATTCCATCTGTGTTAGAAAAGCCAGTGAAGAGCCTGGGCAAGCTCTTCACTGGTGATCTGAAGGATACCGCTGCACGTCAAGCTACCAGCGATAACCTCAACATGTGGCTCTCAGCTGTGGACAAGTCAGGACTTCCTGGGAAGTTCAAGGCCTGGATATATCAGCATGGCATCCTGCCTCGTCTCCTCTGGCCGCTGCTAATGTACGAATTCCCAATGACCATCGTGGAGGGATTTGAGAGGAAGATCAGCTCGTCCCTGCGCAGGTGGCTGGGTCTGCCACGGAGCCTAAGCAGCTTTGCTTTGTTTGGGCACAACACCAAGCTGCAGCTTCCTTTCAGTAGTCTGGCAGAGGAGTTCAAGGTTTCCCGGGCCAGAGAAGTCCTGCTCTACAGAGATTCTGCTGATGGGAAAGTATCGTCAGCAGGTGTGGAGGTCAGAACAGGAAGGAAGTGGCGTGCCCAGGATGCAGTGGAGCGGGCAGAGGCGAGGCTGCGGCACAGCACCCTGGTGGGAACCATAGCCACTGGTCGGGCTGGGCTGGGTTGCAACACCAAACCAAACTACAGCAGAGCCAGAGGAAAGGAAAGACGAAAGCTTGTCCAAGAGGAGGTTCGCGCCGAGGTGGAGGAGGCTCGCTTCAGCAGAGTGGTGGGAATGAGCAAGCAGGGGGCCTGGACCAAGTGGGAGCACATAGCTGGTCGCAAGATCACCTGGACCGAACTCTGGAAAGCGGAGCCACACCAGTTTAAGTTCTTGGTCCAGTCAGTTTATGATGTCCTCCCAAGCCCTGctaacctgttcacctggggcctgatagacgcacctgtgtgccagctctgtcagaaaagaggatcattagaacacatcctcagctgttgctcaaaggcattgggagatggcaggtatcggtggcgccacgaccaggtcctgcgGGCAATAGCAGACACCATCTGCATGGGCATCAACACCAGTAAGCGGCAACACCCAACCAAGAGCACAATTGCCTTTGTCCGAGCAGGAGAGAAACCTCAACCCTCCAAGAAGACCCAGGGGGGCCTGCTAACAACAGCAAGGGACTGGCAGCTCTtggttgacctgggaaggcagttgcgattcccagacatcatcgcaactacaacactccggccagacatggtcttgatgtctggaaccagcaagcaggtggtactccttgagctaactgtcccctgggaggacagaatggaggaagctcaggaaaggaagagagcgaagtacgcagatcttgtggctgactgccggaggaacgggtggaaggcccgctgcgagcctattgaggtgggctgcaggggttttgcaggcaagtccttacaccgggtcctggggctccttgggatttgtggactgcacaggagaagagccataaaaaacattttggaagcgtctgaaaaggcttcacgttggctctggttgaggagggg taCCACaatccagcccctcttgagaaaaCTTATTCCAGAGCCCTtgttgtgcgtcgaagtgagtctgacTAGATCCAGcctgaacttctccacctcgtccACCTCACGCACCAGTTCAGGCTTCTCACCCCCCAGCGatgtgacgttccatgtcccaagagctagcttctgtagcgagGATCGAACTGCCAAGAGCCCTGCCTTTGGCTTTTGCACAGCTCACATTACACCCAACCTTTTTACATctcctatgagtggtgagcccaatgGAcaagggacccacgttgcctctttgggcATTGGGACAGGCCCGGGCACCAGGCACTTGCCGTTGAGCCCCACCTCCaagcctggctccagagggaagCCCTGGTGA